Proteins encoded together in one Penicillium digitatum chromosome 1, complete sequence window:
- a CDS encoding Proline iminopeptidase, putative produces MSKLLYPGIHTFSVPAKNLMFEYVVHRPSTENEDLRNLVVVQCPGWGLGSQYLQKGLQALWRPEDHFRTATNIGYAVIFFHSRGTDGSSRPLASQMSSMPDLASDLEDFRQHLHVERYPVLMGHSNGGAIALGYAEMYPSRVSKLVLLDHQLVGFQDKRFLQLEATRIDPRYQDAWDCVQDRQTGSDEEFTESVRNMWPLYFFDPQQYVPELLHDIGDRELSLWCYQAQGRCDRELGEPMQMVERLGDVQAETLIIFGREDMICGIGIAERTATDIQNARVITYGECGHFPWIEKKGQTILDIRKFIEKGG; encoded by the coding sequence ATGTCAAAATTACTCTACCCAGGAATCCACACCTTCAGTGTTCCGGCAAAAAATTTGATGTTTGAATATGTCGTGCATCGTCCGTCCACCGAAAACGAAGATCTTCGCAATCTAGTTGTTGTTCAATGTCCCGGCTGGGGCTTAGGATCTCAATATCTTCAAAAAGGACTGCAGGCATTATGGAGACCGGAAGACCACTTCAGAACCGCAACTAATATCGGATATgctgtcatcttcttccattctcGTGGAACGGATGGGTCATCCCGACCACTGGCATCCCAAATGAGTAGCATGCCGGATCTTGCGTCCGACTTGGAGGATTTCCGCCAGCACCTGCATGTGGAACGATATCCGGTTTTAATGGGCCACTCAAATGGCGGAGCTATTGCGCTAGGGTACGCAGAGATGTATCCCAGTCGTGTTAGCAAGCTTGTTCTCCTCGATCACCAGCTAGTGGGATTTCAAGATAAGAGATTTCTACAGCTTGAAGCGACGCGCATAGATCCTCGATACCAGGATGCTTGGGACTGTGTGCAGGATCGACAGACTGGATCCGACGAGGAATTTACAGAGTCGGTGCGAAACATGTGGCCCTTGTACTTCTTTGATCCGCAGCAGTACGTTCCGGAGCTACTGCATGATATTGGAGATCGCGAGTTGTCGCTTTGGTGCTACCAAGCCCAGGGGCGATGTGACAGAGAATTGGGGGAACCAATGCAAATGGTGGAGAGGCTTGGTGATGTACAGGCAGAAACACTCATCATCTTCGGCCGCGAAGATATGATCTGCGGAATAGGGATTGCGGAACGGACAGCAACTGATATCCAAAATGCCCGAGTAATTACCTATGGCGAATGTGGGCATTTCCCTTGGATTGAGAAAAAGGGACAGACCATATTGGATATCCGTAAATTCATCGAGAAAGGAGGCTAG
- a CDS encoding Translation initiation factor eIF-2B subunit family protein, with protein sequence MTQSDPELKQRSVVSSFVCSDAGETIFALFRRSEKVSTYQYHLAPISGNIENHEKPEAAAWRELKEETTLTQRDVDLWRKGKPHNFSDPSVGRMWTIFPFLFRLKESGEGGRGERGIQIDWEHDSWDWYSPDTIKDDLNFGGVPHLKESLWRVWFEGDMNETAGKALTAGLGELKADHQSGSHELTSIALRIFRDVVVQMDEDINTKWWEIVRMAAWHLWKNGRESMGAATLNALLGLLADMEEIVHDTLDSKIKWERLLALLDYHLDKRKDMPARIKRSFMTYLESNFLPITRSRPTPSIVILTLSASSTIRDSILEAYASLPIPNLDIRILESRPLFEGAKMASSILSAFQSRFSSSSDRHLKLNVYTDASAALASKEVDFVLLGADRLSGSGSVSNKTGSLPAVLSARYVCPAAKVLVLSELEKVAEPGGGSDHSHEENDPKELLDCWIDCGIKGVKILTEGIEADREDTSYAVKVENIYFEWVPAEFMDAYVCEIGILDDAAIQEKSQQVKQNLDRYFGQL encoded by the exons ATGACTCAGAGCGACCCCGAGCTCAAGCAGAGATCAGTGGTATCCTCTTTCGTCTGCTCAGATGCAGGAGAAACCATATTTGCTCTATTTCGACGAAGTGAAAAGGTCAGCACATATCA GTACCACCTAGCTCCCATCTCAGGTAACATAGAGAACCATGAAAAGCCAGAGGCAGCAGCATGGCGTGAGTTGAAAGAGGAAACTACTCTCACTCAACGAGATGTTGACCTCTGGCGGAAGGGAAAACCACACAATTTCAGTGATCCTTCTGTCGGTCGGATGTGGACCATTTTCCCATTTCTATTCCGACTCAAAGAGTCTGGTGAAGGTGGTCGCGGGGAGAGAGGTATTCAAATCGACTGGGAGCATGACAGCTGGGACTGGTACAGTCCCGACACAATCAAAGATGATCTGAACTTTGGTGGCGTACCACATCTGAAAGAAAGCCTGTGGCGAGTGTGGTTCGAAGGCGACATGAACGAAACTGCTGGCAAGGCACTCACAGCAGGCCTGGGAGAATTGAAGGCAGATCATCAGAGTGGATCTCACGAGTTGACCTCGATTGCGCTGAGGATCTTCCGAGACGTTGTCGTGCAGATGGACGAGGACATCAACACGAAGTGGTGGGAAATTGTTCGCATGGCTGCATGGCATCTGTGGAAGAATGGGCGAGAAAGCATGGGGGCAGCCACCTTAAATGCATTGCTAGGATTACTCGCCGATATGGAAGAGATTGTACACGACACTCTCGACAGTAAGATCAAATGGGAACGCTTGTTGGCTTTGCTTGACTATCATCTGGACAAGCGCAAAGATATGCCCGCGCGTATCAAACGCTCCTTTATGACCTATCTCGAGTCTAACTTCCTGCCTATAACACGCTCAAGGCCTACACCCTCTATTGTGATCCTCACCCTGTCGGCGAGCTCTACTATCCGCGATAGCATCCTCGAGGCCTATGCATCTCTTCCAATACCTAATCTGGACATTAGGATCCTGGAATCTCGTCCACTTTTCGAAGGAGCCAAAATGGCATCTTCCATCCTCTCTGCCTTCCAGTCCCGATTTTCCTCGTCTTCCGATCGACATCTGAAACTAAACGTGTACACCGATGCATCTGCCGCTCTCGCCTCCAAGGAAGTGGATTTCGTGCTGCTTGGAGCAGACCGTCTCTCAGGCTCAGGCTCAGTGAGCAATAAAACTGGATCCTTGCCAGCTGTTCTAAGTGCCAGGTATGTTTGTCCTGCCGCCAAAGTTTTGGTTCTCAGTGAGCTGGAGAAAGTGGCCGAGCCTGGTGGCGGGAGCGATCATAGCCACGAAGAGAATGATCCTAAAGAGCTGCTAGACTGCTGGATAGACTGCGGCATTAAAGGAGTTAAAATCCTTACTGAGGGGATTGAGGCTGATCGAGAAGACACCTCTTACGCCGTCAAAGTTGAGAACATCTACTTCGAATGGGTTCCGGCTGAATTCATGGACGCCTATGTCTGTGAGATAGGGATTTTAGACGACGCTGCTATTCAAGAAAAGTCCCAGCAGGTAAAGCAGAATTTAGACAGATACTTTGGCCAACTCTAG
- a CDS encoding Uridine kinase → MVHQHKNDLEAPIEEEYQVGKNIQQRHNTENHAVVEASFCVTERLNPRVIDSRWNLIAIAGIPGSGKTTTAEAVVQQLNHSSTSRAALLSMDGFHLSRAALDQLPNPKDAHIRRGAPWTFDVSRFVAFISRLRAWADETPLAAPSSGTWSLADVISAPTFDHESKDPVENGISITPDVEIIIIEGNYLLLDDPGWREIVGLVDYRVFVDSDPLDARSRLAERHLRAGIEKTLADGYHRVDSNDFLNAISIRDKLLTPDMVVKSVTVDDM, encoded by the exons ATGGTGCATCAACAC AAAAATGACCTCGAAGCTCCTATAGAAGAGGAATACCAAGTCGGCAAAAATATACAACAGCGGCACAACACTGAGAACCACG CCGTAGTTGAGGCATCATTTTGCGTCACTGAAAGACTTAACCCACGTGTGATTGATTCAAG ATGGAATCTGA TTGCCATCGCAGGCATCCCGGGTTCAGGGAAGACCACCACAGCCGAGGCGGTAGTGCAACAATTGAATCACAGCTCGACCTCTCGCGCTGCCCTGCTCTCGATGGATGGGTTTCATCTTTCTCGGGCAGCTTTGGATCAGCTACCCAACCCCAAAGATGCACACATCCGCCGTGGAGCTCCATGGACGTTCGACGTGAGCCGCTTTGTGGCTTTTATATCTCGGCTCCGCGCCTGGGCCGATGAGACGCCGCTAGCAGCTCCTTCTTCTGGAACCTGGTCGCTAGCGGATGTCATTAGCGCGCCGACCTTTGATCACGAATCGAAAGATCCCGTCGAGAACGGGATTTCCATCACGCCGGATGTAGAGATCATAATCATTGAGGGCAACTACCTGCTTCTTGATGATCCCGGATGGCGTGAAATTGTTGGGCTTGTCGACTATCGTGTCTTTGTAGACTCCGATCCGCTGGATGCTAGGAGCCGACTGGCTGAGCGCCACCTACGGGCAGGTATTGAGAAGACGTTAGCAGATGGATATCATCGGGTGGACAGTAATGACTTCTTGAATGCGATCTCCATTCGAGATAAACTGCTGACCCCGGACATGGTTGTGAAAAGCGTGACAGTAGATGATATGTGA
- a CDS encoding hemerythrin/HHE cation-binding motif, producing the protein MVRISEAIKDDHRRLESYYNIIVNSEDEDEQTRFQNQFTWELARHAVAEELVVFPALEKLRPDSKEKIDDDRREHSALKEMLYAFQDLNSSDPRFLPTITMLMEGLAKHMRDEESTDLVILEETLSSDESEQLGKSLSRTKMFVPSRSHPYDLDNPRFETVADLLTAPLDHLQDLFRKWPEEESLLTSPIE; encoded by the exons ATGGTTCGGATAAGCGAGGCGATCAAAGATGATCACCGACGACTCGAGTCTTATTACAATATCATCGTCAActccgaagatgaagacgaacAAACGAGATTTCAAAATCAATTTACCTGGGAACTTGCACGACACGCCGTCGCCGAGGAGCTAGTAGTGTTTCCCGCACTGGAAAAGCTTCGACCTGACAGcaaggagaagattgatGATGATCGACGTGAGCATTCAGCA CTCAAAGAGATGCTCTACGCCTTCCAGGATTTAAACAGTTCTGACCCTCGCTTCCTCCCTACAATTACAATGCTGATGGAAGGCCTTGCCAAGCATATGCGAGACGAAGAATCAACCGACCTGGTTATATTGGAGGAGACCCTTTCTTCCGATGAGAGCGAACAGCTGGGTAAATCTCTTAGCCGTACTAAGATGTTCGTGCCCTCTCGCTCGCATCCATATGACCTGGACAATCCACGCTTCGAGACTGTAGCCGACCTGCTCACGGCCCCGCTAGATCATCTCCAGGATTTGTTTCGAAAGTGGCCGGAGGAGGAAAGCCTGTTAACCTCGCCCATTGAGTAG
- a CDS encoding RTA-like protein: protein MSSLGEAKDVDLPIEDEVSARRGYTAALSNPKVSKKDKRNALDLLNDEIGGDAPRHYLDEGPDRSKDPSDLAGVESAERESYYTPQGEK, encoded by the exons ATGTCCAGCTTGGGGGAAGCTAAAGATGTTGACTTACCCATCGAAGACGAAGTGAGCGCGAGGCGTGGCTATACGGC TGCTCTTAGCAATCCTAAGGTATCGAAGAAGGACAAGCGCAATGCATTAGACCTTCTCAATGATGAGATTGGCGGAGATGCACCTCGACATTACCTTGACGAGGGTCCGGATCGGAGTAAAGACCCGAGTGATCTAGCTGGTGTGGAAAG CGCTGAACGCGAATCATACTACACCCCTCAAGGCGAAAAATGA